The genomic window AATCCGCGAACGTTCCTTCATACCCGTTCTTTTTGGCGTATTCATATTCCTGGACCGAAGCCGGGGCCTTGTCGTCTTTCGGAGCCGTGTAGATCGCCTTACCGGTAGCGGGGTCGAACAGCGTCTGACCAGCCGAAAGCGTCACGGGATTGGACTGCTTCTGCATTGACTGGAATAACGCGAGCGCGACTTGCGCTTGCGCAGGCGACGCCCATGGGTTCGTGATGACGGCCATCAGCTTTTGCGGATCGTATTTCGGAGCGCCAGCGGCCTGCGCTTGCGGCGTTGTCGCTGTAGCCTGCGCAACCTGTGCGGCGGCCGGGGAGGAGGCTGCAACAGCCGCAGGGGCGGGCGTCGCATCTTCACCCGCTGCGGGAGAGGGCGTCGCGCCAGCATAGGCCAGCGCAGGGCCGGAAGCGCCTGCGGGAGATCCCTGTCCGGTCTGCGGGGCAATCTGTCCATAGAGGCTGCGGGCTGCGGCAACGCGCTGAGCGGCGCCCATAGCGCCCATCGGATTGTCGGGCGTATAGCCCTTGGGCCGCTCGAAGCCGATGAACGCCTGCGCCGCCTCTTCTGGCGTCTTCGCAGCCTGGAGCCGTGAAAGCGTCGGCGCTTCCGTCGAGTGAAGCTCATTATCGAGGAACGCGATCTGCACTTTTGGATCGCGCCAGTCAGCGCCTTGCCCTTGTGCGAAGTTCTTTAGATTCGCCCAACGGTCGTTATGCCACTGAGCCAATCCGCCCGACGTGCCATTGTCGCCAGTGGCGTTCGTCGGATCGAGGCGGCTCTCATGCGCAAGATTGCCGATAATGCCGGCGGCTTGAACAGGGCTATAGCCGCGCTTTGTCAATTCCGTCGCGAGCATTCCGGAATCGGTTGCGAATGTCGGAAGACGCGCGGGCGCCGTCGTTTCCGCGGCGCCCGTCGTGGTTGACGCCGGAGCCATTGCCGAGCCGCCGCCGAGCATCGGCGAGATCGCGCTCATGAACTGCTTATTGAAGTCGGCCTGCGCCGCCGCTTCCTGCTGGTTCGCGCGCGCGTCTTCGAGACCGCCGACGAGAGATTGCGCCAAACGCGCGGCGCCCTGCCACGGCGAGCGAATAGGACTGGCGTCCATGCCCTGCTTCGCCAGCGCGTCGGCGAGCGCGCGCTTGCGCTTGATCGCGTCTGGCGTCACAGGGGCGCTGTTGACGCCGCCGAGAGCGCCGAGCGAACCGAGAGAGGGGAGCGCAAGCGCGTCCGCAAGACCCATGGATTAGACCCCCAAAGCCTTGGCATAGTCCACGGCGAAGAAGCCGCCGACGTTGTGGACCGCTTCCGGCTTCACCCGTGCGACCTCGTCGGCCATCAAGCCCGTGCGCAGCGCGTCGCTCCATAGATATTTAAACATATAGACGCCGAGCCCGTTTTCGAGTTCGCCGATCTTGCGAATGTCCTTCTTGAGCCGTCGGTCAGACCAACCAAGAAGACCACGGCCGACCGTGCCGGCGAGCCCGAATATGCCGCCCATCGCAGCCTGACGATTCGCCTGCGATTGCGCCTGCTGTTGCTGCATCGCGCCCATATAGTCAGGGGCGTTGAATTGCGCCTGCGGCGTGTTGACGAAGCTGGAATTCGGCGTCTGCACTTGCGAGCCGGATTGAAGCGCGGAAAGCACGTTGAGCGGGCTGTTGTATTCGTTCGTCAAATCATTAACAGCCGTCTGGTGGCCTTGCAGATACATATTGTTGTAGGCGTCGCTCTTCTGCTGGCCGAAATTGCGCATCGCCGTGTCATAGGCCGCCGAGCCGGGCTGAACGCCCTTCGCGTAAAGCTGCGCGTCGAGCTGTTCTTGGTTCTGCTGCCACTGCGGATCGAGCGTATTGCGGTTGATCTGGTTGAGCCGAGCTTCGGTATCTGACCATCCGAGTTTGAGCGGCTGGCCGGACAGAGCGCCGAAGCCAGTCCCGAGAAGCGAATTCGCGAGCTTGCCTTGCCCGAGGCGTTCGGCGTTCTGCTGGTCGAGGATCGCCTTTTGCTCGGGCGACAGCGTGATGTTCGCGCGATATCCGCTTGGGGAATTCGGATCGCTAGCATAATCGAGACTGCCATAAGGGTCAGTCTGCGAAACCATCGACATGCGTTGCGAATCCGCCGCCGCTTGCCGGTTCAAGGCATATTGCATCAATGCGTTCTGCGCCGCGTTCCCGCCGCCTCCGCCTCCGTTCATATTGTTCCCCTCACGATTTTCTGTTCCGCCCGCGTCAGACCAAAAACGATTCCGTCTTCCTCGCCGAAATACTCGCGGAGCCGGCCCTCATGGCGAAACCCGAGCGCACGCAATCCTCGCTGCGCGCGCGCATTGCTCTCTTTCGTTATCGCAGTGATGCGCCGCGCCACCGTAAAGCAGTATCGCGCAATCTGCCGCACGGTCCTCACATCGAACGCGCCAGGGCCGACGACCGTCAATTCGACATTGTTCGGGCATGTGTAATTGTTGAGGATGCAAGCGCCGATGATGCCGCTCTGATCCACAACGAGCCATCCGACTGCCGGCTTTGCTATCGATATCTCGAGGCGTTTGCCGGCCCAATAGATGGCGAGATCGTCATCATGAATGAGAGACTTCATCCGATCGCCGATCCTGTCTCATAGATGACCTGGAAACCAGTGAGCCGAAAATCAGGCTGCAACCCTGCATAGTCCAGTGTGATTTGCAGCACAGGCGATATCACTTCTCCGAGCCCTGCCGGAGAGGTCCAAAAGCTGAGATCGAACAGCAATGCGGGCCAAACATCGATGCCCCATCGAGCAAAGCCCCATCGCGCGACGCCCACTGCCGTCGAGATCGTAGCGCTAGGCGGAGCCGGTATAGATGGATCATAATCGACGCGCGTCGTCACTTGCACAGCGCCGTAGAAATTCGCCTGTAGCTGCGTCTTGATGAGCTTTATTTGCTTTCTGACGCCGAACGATTCGAGATGCGTAAATGACGGGAAGATCGTCGCCGTATATGGCCGCCCATCGTCAGTCGCGCCGACCTCGGCCTGCATGATGCGCCCGTCAGATGAACCATAGAATAGCTGATTGTCGAACAGCGCGAAGCAGTTCGCGTCCCATCCGAGATAGCGCCCCCAGGCTCCGGTCCGCGAGTTGGCGACGAATTGCGTTTTGTCTTCTGGCCCGGAGTGAGGAAGATTGACGATCGCCATGCTGTTCAGCGGCCAGATAATCGCTTGCCAGCCATCGAGGCCAGTGCGCTGATTGACTGCCTTGATCCATGCCGGCATGATTTTCTGCGTCAGCGCGACATTCTGCAACGCCTGTTGGTCGAGCGTCTCGACCTTTGACATCGGGACGATTCCATCCTCGGTAAGGATGAGCAGATCGCCGCCCGTGTTGAGCAGACATCGCCGACCGAGCGGCTTCGATATCTTGTAGATGCCCTGCTTGGCCCAATCCGTCGAGCCGGGATAGAGCCCGGTATAGACTGCGACCTCGCCCTCGCTCGAGACGAACACGCAAGCCTCGAACAATCCATTGATCGTCGGCAGCGCCCATGTGCCGCCGCAGAGCAAATACCCACCGCGCGTGAATACCGATGTGAGCGGGAATTTCGTCGCCTGGCCGCCGATGCTATCGAGACCGAGATACCACGCGTTCAAAGACCCGCGCTCGACACCGTAAATCCTGTTTTTGTAGACCCAAATTTGGGCGAGTTGGTTGCCCGTCAAGCCGGAGATCGGCGGAAGGATCGACGCCGTAATCGCCGCCGTCGTAAAGCCCGCCGAGGCATTGGCGGACATGGTGATCGTGCCGGCGCCGACATTCATGCTCGATATCGTCGCGCCGTCCGGAATGCCGGGGCCGCTCAACGCCTGCCCATTCACCAAGCCAGTGAACGAGGATACCGCGCTCAATGTCGGCAGGCCAGCCGAAACGGTCGCGGTGAATGAAATCGTCGGGTTCCAGCTCGTCCCGTCGAAGAGTTGAGCCGGATCATAGCCGTTCACCGCTATGAGGAACTGCCCACCCGTGCCGGTGAACTGGACGCTCTCGACCTTCGCGGGCGTCAATCCAGATACGACAGAAGCCCCGACAGGACCGGGGGATGACGCATCATAGATGCTGCCATTCACACATCCGAACATGCGATGCGTGGAGCCGTCCGTCCATGTGAGAATGGAATCTACGACGCCGCCGCTGAGACCAGACGCCCATGTCTGCGTCCCGCCACGAACGCGAACAAAGTCGAGGTTCGGAAAAGCGTTGTCGAGGATAAACGCAGTCTTCGGAGGAGCCTCCGCGAGCGGAGCGCCGACATACAGGCCCTCTACCGGCGCGACGAGAAACGTCGGCGTCGAGACCTGACCTCGCGTTCCGGTCTTTGAGTTTCTGGCCTTGCTTCTGGTGAGCATGTTATTCCACGATCACGGAGGGATGACGGAGATCGTGCCGCCCCAGAAATTTTGAGGAAGATTTATTCCTCTTGCCGTCGCAACCGTGCGGCCCGTATTTTCCTGCCCGAGATAGGCTTGCAGCGCGGTCTCGAAGCGCTCCATTTCGACGCCGTAGTCGAGACCCTTCGCCCGCAGCCACCGCCATATCGTGCCGAGCTCGATAAGCTTCTCCGGGACAAGCGCGACATCATCGTCCGCCGACCACTGGCAAATGCGCACAGGCTCCCCGTGCTGCAAAATCCAATAGTTCGAGCGGAACTGTCCCGTGACGACCTCGCCCGCCGCCAGCGCCGGCCAAAACTCGATCGTCTGCCCGATGAGCCGCCATACGGAAGGGCGCGGGACCGCCGGGAGCGCCTTCAGCATGTTCAGCTCTTCGTCATTCACCGGCCCGCGTAGAGGCATGGTCGGATAGGCGAGAGAGAC from bacterium includes these protein-coding regions:
- a CDS encoding GNAT family N-acetyltransferase, which encodes MKSLIHDDDLAIYWAGKRLEISIAKPAVGWLVVDQSGIIGACILNNYTCPNNVELTVVGPGAFDVRTVRQIARYCFTVARRITAITKESNARAQRGLRALGFRHEGRLREYFGEEDGIVFGLTRAEQKIVRGTI
- a CDS encoding phage tail tip lysozyme is translated as MGLADALALPSLGSLGALGGVNSAPVTPDAIKRKRALADALAKQGMDASPIRSPWQGAARLAQSLVGGLEDARANQQEAAAQADFNKQFMSAISPMLGGGSAMAPASTTTGAAETTAPARLPTFATDSGMLATELTKRGYSPVQAAGIIGNLAHESRLDPTNATGDNGTSGGLAQWHNDRWANLKNFAQGQGADWRDPKVQIAFLDNELHSTEAPTLSRLQAAKTPEEAAQAFIGFERPKGYTPDNPMGAMGAAQRVAAARSLYGQIAPQTGQGSPAGASGPALAYAGATPSPAAGEDATPAPAAVAASSPAAAQVAQATATTPQAQAAGAPKYDPQKLMAVITNPWASPAQAQVALALFQSMQKQSNPVTLSAGQTLFDPATGKAIYTAPKDDKAPASVQEYEYAKKNGYEGTFADFRKASDKTRNIEDDAASRQRLIVEQGGDPKDPRNQQYILTGKFPREDAQPLSATDKKAILEADEMVSQNESVISALHQAKELSKQAMGFPGASAVAKVGAVFGNEASQATSDLDNLMTSQALAQLKSSFGAAPTEGERKILLEIQGASSQPDEVRQKIYDRAIAMAEKRLEFNRQRASQLREGDFYKSGGGKTSAAPKEAAPAAPAAPKAGDVIDGYRFKGGNPADQNAWEKVQ
- a CDS encoding tail fiber domain-containing protein, which translates into the protein MNGGGGGGNAAQNALMQYALNRQAAADSQRMSMVSQTDPYGSLDYASDPNSPSGYRANITLSPEQKAILDQQNAERLGQGKLANSLLGTGFGALSGQPLKLGWSDTEARLNQINRNTLDPQWQQNQEQLDAQLYAKGVQPGSAAYDTAMRNFGQQKSDAYNNMYLQGHQTAVNDLTNEYNSPLNVLSALQSGSQVQTPNSSFVNTPQAQFNAPDYMGAMQQQQAQSQANRQAAMGGIFGLAGTVGRGLLGWSDRRLKKDIRKIGELENGLGVYMFKYLWSDALRTGLMADEVARVKPEAVHNVGGFFAVDYAKALGV